One window from the genome of Thermoleophilia bacterium encodes:
- a CDS encoding GDP-L-fucose synthase, with protein sequence MKEPSPSYWEGKAVTVTGGAGFLGQPTVRRLEELGAEVTVPRSADYDLTEPGAALEALQGAEIVIHLAANVGGIGFNRRHPAPLIRDNMAMGLNVFEAARELQTKRLVSVCTVCAYPKFLDVPFKEDDIWNGYPEETNAPYGLAKKMMVVLSDTYRRQYGLDSCVPILANLYGPGDNFDLEDSHVIPAMIHKYVAAEERREDEVVLWGTGSPSREFLYVDDAARAVVLSAEYAQTSEPFNVGTGIETKIKGLAETVSNAVGYGGATRWDTSRPDGQPVRYLDVSRAHELIGFESRVSLVEGIERTVTSFRDSWTEQTGAG encoded by the coding sequence ATCAAGGAGCCAAGCCCCTCTTACTGGGAAGGAAAGGCAGTCACTGTCACTGGTGGCGCCGGCTTCCTCGGCCAGCCTACGGTTCGCCGGCTCGAAGAGCTCGGCGCGGAAGTCACGGTGCCGCGTTCCGCCGACTACGACTTGACGGAACCCGGGGCCGCGCTTGAGGCTCTCCAGGGAGCAGAGATAGTGATTCATCTCGCTGCGAACGTGGGAGGCATCGGGTTCAACAGGCGTCATCCGGCCCCTTTGATTCGCGACAACATGGCAATGGGACTGAACGTATTCGAAGCAGCGCGTGAGCTCCAGACGAAGCGGCTGGTCTCAGTCTGCACTGTCTGTGCCTACCCGAAGTTTCTGGATGTGCCGTTCAAAGAAGATGACATCTGGAACGGCTACCCGGAAGAGACGAACGCGCCGTATGGACTGGCGAAGAAAATGATGGTGGTTCTGTCAGACACGTACCGTCGCCAGTACGGGCTCGATTCCTGCGTGCCCATTCTGGCCAATCTCTACGGGCCCGGCGACAACTTCGACCTCGAAGATTCCCATGTAATCCCGGCCATGATCCACAAGTACGTAGCCGCAGAAGAACGACGCGAGGATGAAGTAGTGCTTTGGGGCACCGGATCGCCATCCCGCGAGTTTCTGTACGTGGACGATGCGGCCAGAGCCGTTGTTTTGTCGGCTGAGTACGCCCAGACTTCGGAACCCTTCAACGTTGGCACCGGCATTGAGACGAAGATCAAAGGCCTCGCGGAAACGGTCTCGAACGCAGTTGGCTACGGGGGGGCGACCCGCTGGGATACCTCCCGGCCCGATGGGCAGCCGGTGAGATACCTCGACGTCTCTCGCGCCCACGAATTGATCGGATTCGAGTCACGTGTATCCCTGGTCGAGGGAATCGAGAGGACGGTCACGAGCTTTCGGGACAGCTGGACCGAGCAGACCGGCGCGGGCTGA